Proteins encoded within one genomic window of Chitinophaga parva:
- the mqnB gene encoding futalosine hydrolase, with protein sequence MKLAIVAATRLEIQPFINALTSLATPLGADVFQWNGHTIAIWITGIGPMHTAFALGQRLPAWQPDFALQAGIAGTFRHDWEPGSVVAISREVNGDLGAEDNGQFLDLFEIGLCQPDDAPYQEKFLVNTFAGWPALPAWPLATGVTVNTVSGSAPTIARLETRYQPDIESMEGAAFHYACLVENVPFLQLRCISNYVEVRDKSKWKIGLAVKNLNEALLQQVQQLTATAAHANIVN encoded by the coding sequence ATGAAACTAGCCATCGTGGCGGCCACCCGCCTTGAAATACAACCATTTATCAACGCCCTGACCAGCCTGGCCACGCCCCTGGGCGCGGATGTTTTCCAGTGGAACGGGCATACCATCGCTATCTGGATCACCGGCATTGGGCCTATGCATACTGCCTTTGCCCTGGGCCAGCGCCTGCCCGCGTGGCAGCCGGACTTTGCCTTGCAGGCCGGTATTGCCGGCACCTTCCGGCACGATTGGGAACCAGGCAGCGTGGTGGCCATCAGCCGGGAGGTGAATGGTGACCTGGGCGCCGAAGACAACGGGCAATTCCTCGACCTGTTTGAAATAGGCCTCTGCCAGCCGGATGATGCACCGTACCAGGAAAAATTCCTGGTCAATACCTTTGCAGGATGGCCTGCCCTGCCGGCCTGGCCCCTGGCCACCGGCGTTACGGTAAACACCGTGAGTGGCAGCGCCCCTACCATAGCCCGCCTGGAAACCCGCTACCAGCCAGACATTGAGAGCATGGAAGGCGCCGCTTTCCACTACGCCTGCCTGGTGGAAAACGTACCCTTCCTGCAACTGCGCTGTATCTCCAACTATGTGGAAGTGCGCGACAAAAGCAAATGGAAAATAGGCCTGGCAGTGAAAAACCTCAATGAAGCACTGCTGCAGCAGGTACAACAACTCACGGCTACCGCGGCCCATGCAAATATTGTCAACTAA
- a CDS encoding beta-ketoacyl-ACP synthase III codes for MSKITAAITAVGGYVPEYVLTNQELEKIIDTTDEWITSRTGIKERRILKGEGKGTSDLCVPVARQILEKKGLQPDDLDLIIVATVTPDMVFPATANVLADKIGATKAFGFDIGAACSGFLYALDTGARFIESGRCKRVLVIGADKMSSIIDYTDRTTCIIFGDGAGGVLLEPSTEGYGLLDSILKSDGHGREYLHMKAGGSVKPASIETVTNREHYVYQEGKMVFKYAVSNMADAAYDLMQRNKLQSEDVAWLVPHQANKRIIDATAQRMGLPEEKVMINIDHFGNTTAATIPLCLWEYQDQLKQGDNLVLAAFGGGFTWGASYVKWGLNGGK; via the coding sequence ATGAGCAAAATAACGGCCGCTATTACGGCGGTGGGTGGGTATGTTCCCGAGTATGTACTGACGAACCAGGAATTAGAGAAGATCATTGACACAACAGATGAATGGATCACTTCCCGCACTGGTATTAAAGAACGCAGGATATTAAAAGGTGAAGGCAAAGGCACTTCCGACCTTTGTGTGCCGGTAGCCCGTCAGATACTGGAAAAGAAAGGCCTTCAGCCCGATGACCTGGATCTGATCATCGTAGCCACCGTAACACCGGACATGGTGTTTCCGGCCACTGCCAATGTACTGGCCGACAAGATCGGCGCCACCAAGGCTTTTGGCTTTGACATTGGCGCGGCCTGCTCCGGTTTCCTCTACGCCCTGGATACGGGTGCCCGTTTCATCGAAAGTGGCCGTTGCAAGCGCGTACTGGTGATCGGTGCCGATAAAATGAGCTCTATCATTGACTATACAGATCGTACTACCTGCATCATCTTTGGCGACGGCGCCGGTGGTGTACTGCTGGAACCCAGCACGGAAGGCTATGGCCTGCTGGACAGCATCCTGAAAAGCGATGGCCATGGCCGCGAATACCTGCATATGAAAGCGGGTGGTTCCGTAAAACCGGCCTCCATTGAAACCGTGACCAACCGCGAACACTACGTGTACCAGGAAGGTAAAATGGTGTTCAAATACGCCGTGTCTAACATGGCAGATGCCGCCTACGACCTGATGCAGCGCAATAAACTGCAGTCTGAAGACGTAGCCTGGCTGGTACCGCACCAGGCCAACAAGCGCATCATCGATGCCACGGCCCAGCGTATGGGACTGCCGGAAGAAAAAGTGATGATCAACATTGACCATTTTGGAAATACTACCGCGGCTACGATCCCGCTGTGTCTCTGGGAGTACCAGGACCAGTTGAAGCAAGGCGATAACCTGGTGCTTGCTGCGTTTGGCGGTGGGTTTACCTGGGGTGCCAGCTACGTGAAGTGGGGGTTGAATGGTGGCAAGTAA
- a CDS encoding 6-pyruvoyl trahydropterin synthase family protein, with the protein MIYLTRVENFNAAHKLSNPAWSDEQNVAVFGKCANVNWHGHNYELHVTVKGTPDKDTGFVFNAKTLGDLIKIHVIEKVDHRNLNMDVDFMKGKFTSAENLAIGIWDQLTPHLPEGVQLHCIKLYETPRIYVEYFGA; encoded by the coding sequence ATGATTTATTTAACACGAGTGGAGAACTTCAATGCAGCGCATAAGTTGTCTAACCCGGCCTGGAGCGATGAACAGAACGTAGCGGTATTTGGAAAATGTGCCAATGTAAACTGGCATGGTCATAACTATGAATTGCACGTTACCGTAAAAGGAACGCCTGATAAAGATACTGGCTTTGTTTTCAATGCCAAGACACTGGGCGACCTGATCAAGATCCACGTGATTGAAAAGGTAGATCACCGCAATCTCAATATGGATGTGGATTTCATGAAAGGTAAATTCACCTCCGCAGAAAACCTGGCCATTGGCATCTGGGACCAGCTGACGCCGCACCTGCCGGAAGGGGTGCAGCTGCACTGCATCAAACTTTATGAAACCCCACGCATCTACGTGGAATACTTTGGCGCTTAA
- a CDS encoding GNAT family N-acetyltransferase — protein MQDSIHLRDAAQTDCPRMLELIRELAIFENAPDEVTVSLEHFEQTGFGHNPIWKAIVAEHCLPDSTPQIIGMALYYIRYSTWKGSRVYLEDLIVAEAFRGQGVGKRLLDALVIRARLEGYSGMMWQVLEWNEPAIKFYKKYNARFDDEWVNVHIDF, from the coding sequence ATGCAAGATAGTATACACCTCCGGGATGCGGCGCAGACGGACTGCCCCCGCATGCTGGAGCTGATCCGTGAACTGGCCATCTTCGAGAATGCCCCGGATGAAGTGACGGTAAGCCTGGAACATTTTGAACAAACCGGCTTTGGTCATAACCCCATCTGGAAAGCCATCGTGGCCGAGCATTGCCTACCGGACAGCACACCACAGATCATTGGCATGGCCCTTTATTACATCCGCTACTCCACCTGGAAAGGCTCCCGTGTATACCTGGAAGACCTCATCGTTGCGGAAGCGTTCCGCGGCCAGGGCGTAGGCAAACGCCTGCTGGATGCACTGGTAATCCGTGCCCGCCTGGAAGGCTACAGCGGCATGATGTGGCAGGTGCTGGAATGGAATGAACCAGCCATTAAATTCTATAAAAAATACAACGCACGGTTTGACGATGAATGGGTGAATGTCCACATCGACTTCTAG
- a CDS encoding NUDIX hydrolase: protein MNLQQSFYAQAPRHLVAVDCIIFGFEDSRLKLLIMQRKVDPFKGSFSLVGGFVLENESTADAATRVLQQVSGLRDIFMDQLHCYGDVNRDSGARVISLAYYALIRVEEHDRELAVQYGAHWMGLDEIPDLIFDHRQMIEDALFRLRDKAHFHPIGFELLPEKFTLSQLRSLYEEIYQRVLDKRNFRKKILAMNILEKLEEKDKTTSKKGAHLYRFDKLKYEQLAQKGFVFEI from the coding sequence ATGAATTTGCAGCAGTCCTTTTATGCCCAGGCTCCGCGCCACCTGGTGGCGGTAGATTGCATCATCTTTGGATTTGAAGATAGCCGCTTAAAATTGCTGATCATGCAACGGAAGGTAGATCCGTTCAAGGGCTCATTTTCCCTGGTAGGTGGTTTTGTGCTGGAAAATGAAAGCACTGCCGATGCCGCCACGCGTGTATTACAGCAGGTGTCCGGCCTCCGGGATATTTTCATGGACCAGTTGCATTGCTATGGAGACGTGAACCGTGATAGCGGCGCCCGCGTGATCTCGCTGGCTTACTACGCCCTCATCCGCGTGGAAGAACATGACCGGGAGCTGGCCGTGCAATATGGTGCGCACTGGATGGGCCTTGATGAGATCCCGGACCTCATCTTTGATCACCGCCAGATGATAGAAGACGCACTGTTCCGCCTGCGGGACAAAGCGCATTTCCATCCCATCGGCTTTGAATTGCTGCCGGAAAAATTCACCCTCTCCCAACTGCGCAGCCTCTACGAAGAGATCTACCAGCGTGTGCTGGACAAGCGCAACTTCCGCAAGAAGATCCTGGCCATGAACATCCTGGAAAAGCTGGAAGAGAAGGATAAAACCACTTCCAAAAAAGGGGCACACCTATACCGCTTTGACAAGCTGAAATACGAACAACTGGCACAAAAAGGATTTGTGTTTGAGATCTAG
- the ruvA gene encoding Holliday junction branch migration protein RuvA: MIAYLNGKLAYKSPALVHLDVNGVGYEVQISLHTYSRIQALDQVKLLTFLHIKEDAHTLYGFFEEAEKAMFVALLGVSGIGAGTARMMLSSLTPEDLQRAILMENERMLEGVKGIGAKTAKRIILELKDKLKKIKEDITHLSVAVHNTMEDDALNALVTLGIARNMAEQAIQKVMKSNPQTQDLEELIKKALKSL; encoded by the coding sequence ATGATCGCTTACCTCAATGGAAAATTAGCCTATAAATCGCCAGCCTTAGTACACCTCGATGTCAATGGCGTGGGCTATGAAGTGCAGATCAGTCTTCACACGTATTCCCGCATCCAGGCGCTGGACCAGGTAAAACTGCTTACCTTCCTGCACATCAAGGAGGATGCCCATACCCTGTACGGTTTTTTTGAAGAAGCTGAAAAGGCCATGTTCGTGGCCCTGCTGGGCGTATCCGGCATTGGCGCCGGCACGGCCCGTATGATGCTGAGCAGCCTTACCCCCGAAGACCTGCAACGTGCCATCCTCATGGAAAATGAGCGCATGCTGGAAGGCGTAAAAGGCATAGGCGCCAAAACCGCCAAACGTATTATCCTGGAACTGAAGGATAAACTCAAAAAGATTAAAGAAGATATTACACATTTATCTGTAGCCGTTCACAATACAATGGAGGATGATGCGTTAAATGCGTTAGTGACCTTGGGAATAGCCCGTAATATGGCTGAACAAGCTATCCAGAAAGTGATGAAATCCAATCCACAAACACAGGACCTGGAAGAACTGATAAAAAAAGCGCTGAAGAGTCTTTAA
- the fabD gene encoding ACP S-malonyltransferase has translation MKNAFVFPGQGSQFPGMGKALYEQNEKAKGLFEKANEILGFRISDIMFNGTDEDLKQTKVTQPAVFLHSVIAFLCTEHATPDMVAGHSLGEFSALVANGALTFEDALKLVAIRANAMQKACELQPSTMAAVLGLDDEKVIAICAEITDEVVVPANFNCPGQLVISGSIKGIDIACEKMKAAGAKRALVLPVGGAFHSPLMAPAKVELQAAIESTTFSTPTCPVYQNVVASAVTNPTAIRQNLIDQLTGAVRWTQTVQQMIADGATSFTEVGPGKVLQGLVQKIDKTATVAGIS, from the coding sequence ATGAAAAATGCATTCGTGTTTCCCGGCCAGGGATCCCAGTTCCCTGGAATGGGCAAAGCGCTGTATGAACAAAACGAAAAGGCAAAAGGCCTGTTTGAGAAAGCCAATGAGATCCTTGGCTTCCGCATTTCTGACATCATGTTCAACGGTACGGATGAGGACCTGAAACAGACCAAAGTAACACAACCGGCGGTGTTCCTGCATTCCGTGATCGCTTTCCTGTGCACGGAGCATGCTACGCCCGATATGGTGGCTGGCCATTCCCTGGGTGAGTTTTCCGCCCTGGTGGCCAATGGCGCCCTTACCTTTGAAGACGCCCTGAAGCTGGTGGCCATCCGTGCCAATGCCATGCAGAAGGCCTGCGAGCTGCAACCCTCCACCATGGCCGCCGTACTGGGCCTGGATGATGAAAAGGTGATTGCTATCTGCGCAGAAATTACCGATGAAGTAGTGGTACCGGCTAACTTCAACTGCCCTGGCCAGCTGGTGATCTCCGGCAGCATCAAAGGCATTGATATTGCTTGCGAAAAAATGAAAGCAGCCGGCGCCAAACGCGCCCTGGTGCTGCCTGTAGGCGGTGCATTCCACTCCCCGCTGATGGCCCCTGCCAAGGTAGAGCTGCAGGCCGCTATTGAATCCACTACCTTCAGCACACCCACTTGTCCTGTATACCAGAACGTGGTGGCCAGCGCAGTGACCAATCCTACAGCCATCCGCCAAAATCTCATTGACCAGCTGACCGGTGCTGTAAGATGGACACAGACCGTGCAACAGATGATTGCAGATGGTGCCACCTCTTTCACCGAAGTAGGTCCCGGTAAAGTGCTCCAGGGACTGGTGCAGAAGATCGACAAAACCGCTACAGTAGCGGGTATCAGTTAA
- a CDS encoding cryptochrome/photolyase family protein — MPEKVCLCWLRRDLRLEDNAALYHALGSGYPVVPVFVFDTNILDGLEDKQDRRVTFIYNALAQMQASLEKQGSTLDVFYGTPRQAFDHWMQRYDVQAVYTNHDYEPYATARDKAITAQLKEKGISFHHYKDQVIFDKNEVLKDDGTPYTVFTPYSRKWKLLLTDFHVKSYPCGKYAKHFFKQAPHILPAYKQLGFEATARDFPRITLPETIIKHYDKTRDIPGDPHSTSRMSVHLRFGTISIRHLVSRALQLNDTYLNELIWREFYQMILWHFPQVVTESFKPQYDHIRWRNNKAEFEKWCKGETGYPIVDAGMRELNATGFMHNRVRMITASFLTKHLLVDWRWGEAYFGCKLLDYDLAANNGGWQWAASSGCDAVPYFRIFNPALQTTRFDKDLRYIRKWVPELDTLDYPPPMVEHEAARKRALAVYAAAVKKG, encoded by the coding sequence ATGCCAGAAAAAGTATGCCTCTGCTGGTTGCGCCGCGACCTGCGCCTGGAGGATAATGCAGCCCTTTATCATGCATTGGGGAGTGGCTATCCCGTAGTGCCGGTGTTTGTCTTCGATACCAACATCCTCGATGGCCTGGAAGATAAGCAGGACCGGCGCGTTACTTTTATCTACAATGCACTGGCGCAAATGCAGGCTTCGCTGGAAAAACAAGGCAGTACCCTGGATGTATTTTATGGCACGCCCCGGCAGGCTTTTGACCACTGGATGCAGCGTTATGACGTGCAGGCGGTATACACCAACCATGATTATGAGCCTTACGCCACTGCCCGCGATAAAGCTATCACGGCGCAGTTGAAGGAAAAGGGCATCTCCTTCCACCACTATAAGGACCAGGTGATCTTTGATAAAAATGAAGTGCTCAAAGACGATGGAACCCCTTACACGGTATTCACACCTTATAGCCGCAAGTGGAAGTTGCTGCTTACGGATTTTCATGTGAAGTCTTATCCCTGCGGGAAATATGCGAAGCACTTCTTTAAACAGGCCCCGCATATATTGCCCGCTTACAAACAACTGGGGTTTGAAGCAACTGCCAGAGATTTTCCCCGCATAACACTCCCCGAAACCATTATTAAGCACTATGACAAGACCCGTGACATACCCGGCGATCCGCACAGCACCTCCCGCATGAGCGTGCACCTGCGCTTTGGCACCATCAGCATCCGCCACCTGGTAAGCCGGGCGTTACAACTGAACGATACTTACCTGAATGAGCTGATCTGGCGGGAGTTTTACCAGATGATCCTATGGCATTTCCCGCAGGTGGTCACAGAAAGTTTTAAGCCGCAGTATGATCATATCCGGTGGCGCAACAACAAGGCGGAATTTGAAAAATGGTGCAAGGGTGAAACCGGCTACCCCATTGTAGATGCGGGCATGCGTGAGCTGAATGCCACCGGCTTTATGCACAACCGGGTGCGCATGATCACAGCCAGTTTCCTTACCAAGCATTTGCTGGTAGACTGGCGCTGGGGCGAGGCCTACTTTGGCTGCAAGCTGCTGGACTATGACCTGGCTGCCAACAACGGCGGCTGGCAATGGGCCGCCAGCAGCGGTTGTGACGCCGTACCTTACTTCCGCATTTTCAATCCTGCTTTACAAACCACCCGCTTTGACAAGGATTTAAGATACATCCGTAAATGGGTGCCGGAGCTGGATACATTGGATTATCCACCGCCCATGGTGGAGCACGAAGCCGCCCGCAAACGTGCGCTGGCCGTGTATGCGGCGGCAGTGAAGAAGGGGTGA
- a CDS encoding 1,4-dihydroxy-6-naphthoate synthase — MKLTLGFSPCPNDTFIFDALVNNKIDTQGFSFDTQLLDVETLNQGALEGRLDITKLSFAVYAKVKDQYTLLNSGAALGRGCGPLLIAKRPIALDEIKDCRIAIPGANTTANLLFSTAFPHAKNKDIMVFSAIEQAVLDEKVDVGVIIHENRFTYQQKGLVKLMDLGAYWEETTGNPIPLGGIFIKKSIPETTRRQLDALIRESVEYSFSQYPQLSSYIRDHAQEMDENVMRQHIDLYVNNFSIDLGQEGHAAVDRLMEAVR, encoded by the coding sequence ATGAAACTAACGCTCGGATTTTCTCCCTGTCCCAATGACACTTTTATTTTCGATGCCCTGGTAAACAACAAGATCGATACCCAAGGTTTCTCTTTTGACACCCAGCTGCTGGACGTGGAAACCCTGAACCAGGGCGCCCTGGAAGGCCGGCTGGATATTACGAAGCTGAGCTTTGCCGTGTATGCCAAGGTGAAGGATCAATACACGCTGCTCAATAGTGGCGCTGCCCTGGGCCGCGGCTGTGGACCGTTGCTGATTGCCAAACGCCCCATTGCACTGGATGAGATCAAGGATTGCCGCATTGCCATCCCCGGTGCTAACACTACTGCGAACTTACTGTTCAGCACCGCATTCCCCCATGCAAAAAACAAGGATATTATGGTGTTTTCCGCCATTGAACAGGCCGTGCTGGATGAAAAGGTGGATGTGGGCGTGATCATCCACGAAAACCGCTTCACTTACCAGCAAAAAGGCCTGGTAAAACTGATGGACCTGGGCGCCTACTGGGAAGAAACCACCGGCAACCCTATCCCCCTGGGCGGCATCTTCATCAAAAAAAGTATCCCTGAAACCACCCGCCGGCAATTGGATGCCCTGATCCGCGAAAGCGTGGAATACAGCTTCTCCCAATACCCGCAGCTCTCCTCCTACATCCGCGACCATGCGCAGGAAATGGATGAGAACGTGATGCGCCAGCACATTGATCTTTACGTAAATAATTTCAGTATAGACCTGGGCCAGGAAGGCCACGCAGCCGTGGACAGGCTGATGGAAGCGGTGAGGTAA
- the folE gene encoding GTP cyclohydrolase I FolE, with product MAYHKEESYDAAITQELTAHYHAVIGKLGEDPEREGLLKTPERVAKAMQFLTQGYSQDARAILNGAKFTEAYSEMVIVKDIELYSMCEHHMLPFFGKAHVAYIPNGYITGLSKLARVVDVFARRLQVQERLTHQVLDAIQETLQPLGVAVVIEAQHLCMMMRGVQKQNSVTTTSAFSGQFEDGRTRAEFIRLIGANIM from the coding sequence ATGGCTTATCACAAAGAAGAATCTTACGACGCAGCGATTACGCAGGAATTAACCGCACATTATCACGCAGTGATTGGAAAACTTGGTGAGGACCCGGAGCGGGAAGGGTTGTTGAAAACACCGGAACGCGTAGCAAAAGCGATGCAGTTCCTCACCCAGGGCTATAGCCAGGATGCGCGTGCTATTCTGAACGGGGCCAAGTTCACCGAGGCTTACAGCGAAATGGTGATCGTAAAGGACATAGAACTGTACTCCATGTGTGAGCATCATATGCTGCCCTTTTTTGGAAAGGCACATGTAGCGTATATCCCTAACGGTTATATCACCGGCTTAAGCAAGCTGGCCCGCGTGGTAGATGTGTTTGCGCGCCGCCTGCAGGTGCAGGAACGCCTTACCCACCAGGTACTGGATGCTATCCAGGAAACCCTGCAGCCACTGGGCGTGGCCGTGGTGATAGAAGCACAGCACCTGTGCATGATGATGCGCGGTGTGCAGAAGCAGAACTCCGTTACCACTACCTCCGCTTTCTCCGGCCAGTTTGAAGACGGGCGCACCCGCGCAGAATTTATCCGACTCATCGGCGCTAATATTATGTAA